Genomic segment of Paenibacillus polymyxa:
CCTTGGCTTCCGTTTGCAAGAAATCTTCCTACGGCAGAGGAATCTGAAATCCGTTCGCGCCAAGCCAGACTTAAATTTCTGGATCGGTCTGATATGATGTTGTATATATTTGATACGGTTTCGGGAGAATTTGTAGCTAGCAGCGGTCTACATCGCATCGATTGGGATGCACGAAGATTTGAAATTGGGTATTGGCTCAGAACATCATGGACCGGAAAAGGCATTATCACAGAGGCCGTGCACGGTATTACGAATTTTGCCATACAGCATTTGAATGCCAATCGGGTGGAGATTCGTTGTGATTCCAGAAACACGCGCAGCGCCAAGGTAGCGGAACGTGCAGGTTTTACACTGGAGGGGATTTTAAGAAACGTCGAGTATGATGAAGAGGGAAGCATGGCACACCAAATGGTTTTTGCCAAGGTGCGTGGTATTGAATTTTAGTATCCTCACATGAACAGTTTGGAAGTTGCTGATGGTTTGTACGATATTACGGAGGCTCATTATGATTAATTATATTATGAAAAATACAGACAAGTTAGTGTGCATACAATATGTCATCAGCAAAAGGTTCAGCAATCTTGCAAGCGCTATCCAAAAGAGGATGCTTTACGAATTTCCAGCAGCTTGGCGAAGATGTCCCAGCATTAGGACAGGTGATTTAGCATGAGGAGCGTTCGTAAGAGCGTCATTAGAAAGGCCAATCGGGAAATAAAGGCGAAATTCCGCTGGAAGGCCCGCGCTGCGTACCTAATTGCTGTGCTGGTCACGATTTTGTTGGGTTTGGGAAGCCGGGTTTTCTCCTCCCAGTTGCCTGAATTCGTTGCTAATCACTTTGGGGATGCTTTGTGGGCGTGCATGATTTATTTTGGGCTGAGAATGTTGTGGGTGAATCGTCAATTGTCTGTATCCCTGTGGGGCAGCTTGCTGTTTTGCTTCGCCATTGAGTTCAGCCAGATGTACCAGGCTCCCTGGATTAACCACATTCGGGCAACGACGCTGGGTGGCTTGGTGCTTGGGAAAGGGTTTCTGACCGCGGATCTGATCAGGTACACGGTTGGCATTGTGGTATCCTGGGCGATGGATCAAGGCTGTCAAAAGCTGGCGGGGAGCAATACACGTAGAGACAATGACAAACCACTCAAATAACCTGAAAAGCGAGGGTTGCGCTTGAAACAAAAGGGAAAGCGTCACAGGTTGTTCGGTAAGATGATTGGATTATGCGCAGGATTCAGCTTGTTGTTTGCAACCATACTTATCCCAGGGCAGGCACTGGCCGAAAGACAGCTTGCGGCGCCTCTTCGATTCGACTTTGGCCCAGGGAACGTAGCTGACGGCTACACCCAAGTCACTGCCAAGGATGTTTACACGCCTGAGCGAGGCTATGGATTTACCGATCTTTCCAAGGTGGATGAAGAGGATCGTGGTGGAAGTGATGCTATACGCTCAGACTTTGTTCGTGTTCAAGGATCATCATTTGTTGTCAATTTACCACCTGCGGATTACACGCTTTCCCTTATTGCCGGAGATACTGCCGGAAACACA
This window contains:
- a CDS encoding DUF2809 domain-containing protein, with product MRSVRKSVIRKANREIKAKFRWKARAAYLIAVLVTILLGLGSRVFSSQLPEFVANHFGDALWACMIYFGLRMLWVNRQLSVSLWGSLLFCFAIEFSQMYQAPWINHIRATTLGGLVLGKGFLTADLIRYTVGIVVSWAMDQGCQKLAGSNTRRDNDKPLK
- a CDS encoding GNAT family N-acetyltransferase; this encodes MSMEQQPNPILLSFPDQFQTERLTIRAPQWGDGAAVNEAMRESANELRPWLPFARNLPTAEESEIRSRQARLKFLDRSDMMLYIFDTVSGEFVASSGLHRIDWDARRFEIGYWLRTSWTGKGIITEAVHGITNFAIQHLNANRVEIRCDSRNTRSAKVAERAGFTLEGILRNVEYDEEGSMAHQMVFAKVRGIEF